In Porites lutea chromosome 1, jaPorLute2.1, whole genome shotgun sequence, a single genomic region encodes these proteins:
- the LOC140944167 gene encoding mitofusin-2-like translates to MRNSSAPFKRALSMKDGEMNGVNGVSPLHNFVKAKQKINSTFGDIGKYLEDCNNFLSGCVIADESNEEIKKFTCEVSGFLAQVSGISEVLARDQMKVAFFGRTSNGKSTAVNAMLQDKILPMGIGHTTNCFLSVHGSDLPDAYILTPESNDKRNVKSLSQLAHALCDEKLEHSSLVQVFWPKSRCKMLSEDVVLVDSPGIDVSPDLDLWIDKHCLDADVFVLVANAESTLMVTEKNFFHKVNQRLSRPNIFILNNRWDASASEPDTMELVKNQHLERNISFLVDELKCVDRAQAEDRVFFVSAKETLMTRMQKHQGMPQGGGAIHVEGFPARQLEFENFERKFEECISKSAIQTKFESHAVSGLKVAQTVKVIMEQIVGCAFQQRTRLEKAKKEQEDRLEYIKEQLEMYSHDAKRHIKEITTKVEGQVTEAMTEEIGRLGLLVNEFDHPFHPHPGFLKTYKKELYGHLERGLGRNMTARCSSSQTQVISDAQKDMADRLRALLPPESAEVALDPASSALDFQASYKLDVPSLCIDFQEDIEFHFSLGWQAILRKFLAPHNAGLAIALGANLQRNVQNLVPTANYQSTEGRTGTSAQASSSREVLKRPEGDEVAVAVIQGLASLTSRTGTLVVIIGGLIWKTVGWKFIALCGGLYSGVYVIERLRWTNSAKERSFKRQFVEYATEKLQLVVSFTSANCSIQVQQELTSTFVKLKSLVQRAKETLEENIIDLYKEITRLEKIENDAKILRNKASWFESELSQFITEFGLAKSKI, encoded by the exons ATGAGGAATTCTTCAGCGCCATTCAAACGGGCGCTGTCAATGAAAGACGGCGAGATGAACGGTGTAAATGGCGTTTCCCCTCTGCACAACTTCGTAAAAGCGAAGCAAAAGATAAACTCTACTTTTGGTGACATTGGGAAGTACCTAGAGGACTGTAACAACTTTTTATCGGGTTGTGTAATAGCTGATGAAAGTAACGAAGAGATCAAGAAGTTTACTTGCGAG GTGTCAGGCTTTCTAGCTCAAGTTTCAGGCATATCAGAGGTGTTAGCTCGAGACCAGATGAAGGTGGCGTTCTTTGGCCGTACCAGTAATGGTAAAAGTACTGCAGTGAATGCTATGTTACAAGACAAGATATTACCAATGGGTATTGGCCACACTACAAACTGTTTCTTGAGTGTTCATGGTTCAGATTTACCTGATGCTTACATTTTAACACCTGAGAGTAATGATAAGAGGAATGTTAAG TCTTTATCTCAACTGGCCCATGCCTTGTGTGATGAAAAACTGGAACACAGTAGCCTTGTTCAAGTGTTCTGGCCAAAATCAAG ATGTAAAATGTTATCCGAAGATGTTGTGCTGGTTGACAG TCCTGGAATTGATGTCAGCCCTGATCTAGACCTGTGGATTGATAAGCACTGTCTGGATGCAGATGTGTTTGTTCTGGTGGCTAATGCTGAGTCCACTCTCATGGTTACC GAAAAGAATTTCTTTCACAAAGTCAATCAACGGCTGTCACGTCCAAACATCTTTATCCTTAACAATAGATGGGATGCATCGGCATCGGAACCAGACACAATGGAACTG GTAAAAAATCAACATCTTGAAAGGAACATTAGTTTCTTGGTTGATGAGCTGAAGTGTGTTGACAGGGCTCAGGCAGAGGATAGAGTGTTCTTTGTCTCTGCCAAAGAG acATTGATGACAAGAATGCAGAAACATCAAGGAATGCCCCAAGGAG GAGGTGCTATACATGTTGAAGGATTCCCTGCAAGACAACTTGAGTTTGAAAACTTTGAACGCAAGTTTGAG GAGTGTATTTCCAAATCAGCCATCCAAACCAAGTTTGAATCTCATGCTGTCAGTGGACTCAAGGTTGCTCAAACGGTAAAGGTGATCATGGAGCAAATTGTTGGTTGCGCTTTCCAGCAGAG AACAAGACTTGAAAAAGCCAAGAAAGAGCAAGAAGATCGCCTGGAATATATAAAGGAGCAGTTAGAGATGTACAGTCACGATGCCAAGAGGCACATCAAGGAAATCACCACCAAAGTGGAAGGACAG GTAACAGAGGCTATGACGGAAGAGATTGGGCGATTAGGATTGCTTGTGAATGAGTTTGATCATCCTTTTCACCCTCATCCTGGCTTTCTTAAAACTTACAAAAAG GAGTTGTATGGCCACCTAGAGAGAGGACTGGGAAGGAACATGACAGCTCGCTGCTCCAGTTCACAGACTCAAGTCATCAGTGACGCGCAAAAGGACATGGCAG ATCGCCTTCGTGCCCTACTTCCGCCAGAATCAGCGGAAGTAGCCCTTGATCCAGCCTCTTCCGC CCTCGATTTCCAAGCAAGTTACAAACTGGACGTACCAAGCCTGTGCATTGATTTCCAGGAAGACATTGAGTTTCATTTCTCCCTTGGCTGGCAGGCCATTTTGAGGAAGTTCTTAGCCCCGCACAATGCGGGTCTCGCTATTGCCTTAGGCGCTAAT CTCCAAAGGAATGTCCAGAACTTAGTTCCCACGGCCAATTATCAGTCTACAGAAGGAAGAACGGGCACTAGTGCTCAGGCCAGCTCATCGCGTGAGGTTCTAAAGCGACCCGAGGGTGATGAGGTTGCCGTGGCTGTCATTCAGGGGCTCGCCTCGCTCACGTCACGGACTGGCACGTTGGTGGTTATCATAGGAGGACTA ATTTGGAAGACTGTCGGATGGAAATTCATAGCCCTGTGTGGTGGTCTTTACAGTGGAGTGTATGTGATAGAGAGACTTCGCTGGACCAACAGCGCCAAAGAAAGATCTTTCAAGCGACAGTTTGTCGAGTATGCTACTGAGAAACTCCAACTGGTTGTCAGCTTCACCAGTGCTAACTGCAGTATTCAAGTGCAGCA agaattgACTTCCACCTTTGTAAAGCTGAAGTCACTTGTGCAAAGAGCGAAAGAAACATTGGAGGaaaatatcattgatctgtacaAAGAAATTACAAGGCTGGAAAAGATCGAAAACGATGCTAAGATTTTAAG AAACAAAGCAAGCTGGTTTGAGAGCGAGTTGTCTCAGTTTATCACTGAGTTTGGTCTCGCAAAGAGCAAGATCTAA
- the LOC140934720 gene encoding uncharacterized protein, whose translation MAKATRPIQRNEEHYVAKMNFRSEKILQSQIQRLNKEKLLHVKGLNAQIRSYERKLQKIKDRVLEVDKLSRNSSDPSQRLPTRDHFNKLSSDTTRQRQMATGVGYSYIDQLLGASKPLVSRPLRWGINPSLPSLQQQPSKPITLVSDSFNSKAFLTEIKGQPIYLRPREAVFLKRQLRPNALLLPPITLKQKDFDEKGSENSLIPRDSLSEKAKLQELDLSREDDEMKNLDGASQLSPIPEIVEEAVPVSREARKNDRQETTAEISGQKEATLEEEPTGSETSNSLSEPINIVVENREPGLDKEMNELRSSSLDGHSSTECEFPTHGSENFTRSTELLHETNDQQNENKSNSSRYELHGRRFSL comes from the coding sequence ATGGCTAAAGCGACCAGACCTATTCAGCGTAACGAGGAACATTATGTCGCCAAGATGAATTTTAGAAGCGAGAAGAttttacaaagtcaaattcaacGATTAAACAAAGAGAAACTCTTGCATGTGAAAGGCTTGAACGCCCAGATACGAAGCTACGAGCGGAAactccaaaaaataaaagacaggGTTCTTGAAGTTGACAAGCTTTCGCGGAACTCTTCGGATCCATCTCAACGGCTTCCTACTCGAGATCATTTTAACAAACTATCAAGCGATACAACTCGCCAAAGACAAATGGCAACCGGCGTTGGTTACTCCTACATAGACCAACTTCTTGGAGCATCGAAACCCCTTGTAAGTCGACCGTTGAGATGGGGAATAAACCCATCTCTACCAAGTCTTCAACAACAGCCTTCTAAACCGATTACTCTTGTCAGTGATTCTTTCAACTCTAAGGCATTTTTGACGGAGATTAAAGGTCAGCCAATCTATCTTCGACCGCGAGAGGCCGTGTTTCTTAAAAGGCAACTCAGGCCCAATGCTCTTTTACTGCCTCCCATTACTTTGAAACAGAAAGACTTCGACGAAAAGGGATCAGAAAATAGTTTGATTCCGAGGGATTCTCTTTCCGAAAAAGCTAAACTCCAGGAACTGGATCTCTCGAGGGAAGATGacgaaatgaaaaatttagatGGAGCTTCTCAACTCTCTCCTATTCCTGAGATTGTGGAGGAAGCTGTGCCAGTTTCGAGAGAAGCGCGGAAAAATGATAGACAAGAAACAACTGCGGAAATTTCAGGACAAAAAGAAGCGACATTAGAGGAAGAACCGACTGGTTCTGAAACATCCAACTCTTTGAGTGAGCCTATTAACATCGTTGTTGAAAATCGCGAGCCAGGTTTGGACAAGGAAATGAATGAGCTTCGCAGTTCATCTTTAGATGGTCATTCTTCTACCGAGTGCGAGTTTCCAACGCATGGCTCAGAAAATTTTACACGAAGCACTGAGCTGCTGCATGAAACAAATGACCAGCAAAACGAAAACAAGTCTAATTCTTCTCGCTATGAGCTTCATGGTCGAAGATTTTCGTTGTGA
- the LOC140944175 gene encoding uncharacterized protein: MRITNIRYGRIVFMAVATILILFMFLLAQFSLRASGGKGILDRARQHFNHWFQKTVFKHNWEDIHCRRKHGNETIVEESWIPELAKQLNLDAEDTSVFDSNTGCNEWLKLIRKQYPKMKIGGAHANQYAVEYAKRLFNDTPETFGTIGPDGRLNFLKDGLQFAHAINYGGLKDLGNKEMQCNLVRELLRILKPGGSLYLGHNIEENECRVLNKYASVALPGCYWSETCLKNRTDIAEIYYIREKDLFGDHSQIDDCYTAVFIHKKVIISKGTDGHENPPPKYEPHKRMYYCTSEQPVSGKIADKFQELTKHVLRSDGVFPGNLYQGYKMAKTLHSLRKNVSESHTSK, translated from the coding sequence ATGAGGATCACTAACATTCGTTATGGACGGATTGTGTTCATGGCTGTTGCAaccattttgattttgtttatgtttCTGTTAGCACAATTTAGTTTACGTGCTTCAGGTGGGAAAGGTATATTGGACCGAGCCAGGCAACATTTTAACCACTGGTTCCAGAAAACTGTGTTCAAACACAACTGGGAGGATATCCACTGCCGCAGAAAACATGGTAATGAAACGATTGTGGAAGAAAGCTGGATTCCTGAATTGGCGAAACAATTAAATTTAGATGCTGAAGACACCTCTGTGTTTGATAGTAACACTGGATGCAATGAGTGGCTAAAACTCATTAGGAAACAGTATCCAAAGATGAAAATTGGAGGTGCCCATGCCAATCAGTATGCCGTGGAATATGCTAAGAGGTTATTTAATGATACGCCAGAAACATTTGGAACTATCGGCCCTGATGGAAGACTAAACTTCTTGAAGGATGGATTGCAGTTTGCACATGCTATTAACTATGGAGGGCTTAAAGATCTGGGGAATAAAGAGATGCAGTGCAATCTGGTTAGAGAACTCTTACGAATCTTGAAACCTGGTGGTTCGTTGTACCTTGGTCACAACATAGAGGAAAATGAGTGTCGTGTACTGAATAAATATGCAAGTGTCGCTCTTCCAGGTTGTTATTGGTCAGAGACTTGTCTGAAGAATCGTACTGATATCGCAGAAATCTATTACATCAGAGAAAAAGACCTTTTTGGAGACCATTCACAAATTGATGACTGTTACACGGCAGTGTTCATTCACAAGAAAGTGATAATTTCAAAGGGGACTGATGGGCATGAAAATCCTCCACCTAAATATGAACCACACAAGAGAATGTATTACTGCACCTCGGAGCAGCCAGTTTCTGGAAAAATAGCAGACAAATTTCAAGAACTAACCAAGCATGTGTTAAGATCAGATGGTGTGTTCCCAGGAAACTTATATCAGGGGTATAAAATGGCTAAAACTTTGCACAGTTTAAGGAAAAATGTATCAGAGTCTCACACCTCTAAGTAA